The following coding sequences lie in one Periophthalmus magnuspinnatus isolate fPerMag1 chromosome 24, fPerMag1.2.pri, whole genome shotgun sequence genomic window:
- the LOC117392393 gene encoding DNA (cytosine-5)-methyltransferase 3A-like isoform X5, which translates to MPSNSPTATDSPQTPENDTSNQASEDGVDQDSPEEGTPASPPNKRRVGRPGRKRKQLLPAERRAYREAEISMMDDLSEGDFQKEEEPPSPAPPPSQQHTDPASPTVAMTPEPAARGDQATPREIEYQDGRGFGIGTLVFGKLRGFSWWPGRIVSWWVSGRSRAADGTRWVMWFGDGKFSVVCVEKLMLFSSFSVAFHQPTYNKQSMYRKAIFEALQVASTRAGRPLPQCDSSDEGEAVEQQTRQMIEWAMTGFLPGGPQSLDPPEEEQNPYKEVYHEMWAEPEAAYTPPPAKKPRKNAAEKGKIREVIDEGTRERLIFEIKKKTRNIEGKSTDLFSFYGIKIKVGLMLIIVFLFTDICISCGSLNVSLEHPLFMGAMCQGCKNSFLECAYQYDDDGYQSYCTICCGGREVLMCGNNNCCRCFCVECVDLLVGAGSAAAAIQEDPWNCYMCGPRSTYGLLRRRDDWPCRLQHFFANNHEQDFEPAKLYPPVAAEKRQPIRVLSLFDGIATGLLVLKDLGLQVDKYVASEVCEDSITVGMVRHQGRIMYVGDVRNVTRKHIEEWGPFDLVIGGSPCNDLSIVNPARKGLFEGTGRLFFEFYRLLHEARPKPGDERPFFWLFENVVAMGVSDKRDISRFLECNPVMIDAKEVSAAHRARYFWGNLPGMSRPLTPMVNDKLDLQECLEHGRTAKFEKLRTITTRSNSVKQGKDEHFPVYMDNKEDILWCTEMERVFGFPVHYTDVSNMSRLARQRLLGRSWSVPVIRHLFAPLKEYFACN; encoded by the exons GCTGAGAGGCGAGCTTACAGAGAGGCCGAAATCAGCATGATGGACGACTTATCAGAGGGAGATTTTCAGAAAGAGGAGGAGCCCCCCAGCCCGGCCCCGCCCCCCTCCCAGCAGCACACAGACCCCGCTTCTCCCACTGTTGCCATGACACCGGAGCCTGCTGCACGGGGAGACCAGGCCACACCCAGAGAAATAGAGTACCAG GATGGCCGTGGCTTTGGCATTGGCACCCTGGTATTTGGGAAGCTGCGGGGGTTCTCGTGGTGGCCCGGCCGGATCGTGTCCTGGTGGGTGAGCGGCAGGAGCAGGGCGGCAGATGGCACACGCTGGGTCATGTGGTTCGGCGATGGCAAGTTCTCAGTG GTCTGTGTGGAGAAGCTTATGCTGTTCAGCTCCTTCTCCGTTGCCTTCCACCAACCAACCTACAACAAACAATCCATGTACCGCAAAGCCATCTTTGAAGCACTGCAG GTGGCCAGTACCCGGGCAGGCAGGCCTCTACCACAGTGTGACTCCAGTGATGAAGGAGAAGCCGTGGAGCAGCAGACACGACAGATGATCGAATGGGCCATGACTGGCTTCTTACCTGGTGGACCACAATCACTGGATCCCCCTGAGG AGGAACAAAATCCATATAAGGAGGTGTACCATGAAATGTGGGCAGAGCCTGAGGCAGCATacacacctccacctgcaaAGAAGCCACGCAAAAATGCAGCAGAGAAGGGGAAGATCAGAGAGGTCATCGACGAGGGTACCAGAG agaggctaatatttgaaataaaaaagaagacaAGAAACATAgaaggtaaaagtacagatttgttttctttttatggCATCAAAATTAAAGTGGGGCTAATGCTGATAATTGTGTTTCTTTTCACAGATATCTGTATCTCATGTGGAAGCCTCAATGTCTCTTTGGAGCATCCTCTCTTTATGGGAGCCATGTGCCAAGGCTGCAAA AACTCATTCCTGGAGTGTGCCTATCAATACGATGATGACGGATATCAGTCGTACTGCACCATCTGCTGTGGAGGCAGGGAAGTGCTTATGTGCGGCAACAACAACTGCTGCAG GTGTTTctgtgtagagtgtgtggacTTGCTGGTTGGGGCAGGCTCAGCAGCTGCAGCCATCCAGGAGGACCCATGGAACTGCTACATGTGTGGGCCACGAAGCACCTACGGCCTGCTGCGGCGACGGGACGACTGGCCCTGCAGGCTCCAGCACTTCTTTGCCAACAACCACGAGCAAGACTTT gAACCAGCCAAGTTGTATCCTCCAGTTGCAGCAGAAAAAAGGCAGCCCATCCGAGTATTGTCGCTATTTGATGGCATTGCCACAG GTTTGTTGGTGCTGAAAGACTTGGGGCTCCAGGTGGACAAGTACGTGGCGTCAGAGGTCTGTGAGGACTCCATCACCGTGGGGATGGTCCGGCACCAGGGACGCATCATGTATGTCGGGGATGTCCGCAATGTAACACGCAAACAT ATCGAAGAGTGGGGACCATTTGACCTGGTAATAGGAGGAAGTCCCTGTAATGACCTGTCAATAGTCAATCCTGCACGAAAAGGCCTTTTTg aGGGAACTGGGCggttgttttttgagttttaccGACTTCTTCATGAAGCTCGGCCCAAACCTGGTGACGAGAGGcctttcttctggttgtttgaAAACGTGGTTGCCATGGGAGTCAGTGACAAACGGGACATTTCACGCTTTTTAGAG TGTAATCCTGTGATGATCGATGCTAAAGAGGTCTCTGCTGCTCACCGTGCTCGATATTTCTGGGGAAACCTGCCCGGCATGTCTAG GCCTCTTACTCCAATGGTGAATGACAAGCTGGACCTACAAGAGTGCCTTGAACACGGCCGTACAGCTAAG tttgagaagttACGTACGATAACGACACGCTCCAACTCTGTGAAGCAGGGGAAAGATGAGCATTTCCCTGTCTACATGGACAACAAGGAGGACATCCTGTGGTGTACCGAGATGGAGAG AGTTTTTGGCTTCCCCGTGCACTACACAGACGTGTCAAACATGAGTCGTTTGGCCCGGCAGCGGTTGTTGGGGCGCTCCTGGAGTGTCCCCGTCATCAGGCACCTTTTTGCTCCCCTTAAGGAGTACTTCGCCTGCAACTAG
- the LOC117392393 gene encoding DNA (cytosine-5)-methyltransferase 3A-like isoform X6: protein MPSNSPTATDSPQTPENDTSNQASEDGVDQDSPEEGTPASPPNKRRVGRPGRKRKQLLPAERRAYREAEISMMDDLSEGDFQKEEEPPSPAPPPSQQHTDPASPTVAMTPEPAARGDQATPREIEYQDGRGFGIGTLVFGKLRGFSWWPGRIVSWWVSGRSRAADGTRWVMWFGDGKFSVVCVEKLMLFSSFSVAFHQPTYNKQSMYRKAIFEALQVASTRAGRPLPQCDSSDEGEAVEQQTRQMIEWAMTGFLPGGPQSLDPPEEEQNPYKEVYHEMWAEPEAAYTPPPAKKPRKNAAEKGKIREVIDEGTRERLIFEIKKKTRNIEDICISCGSLNVSLEHPLFMGAMCQGCKNSFLECAYQYDDDGYQSYCTICCGGREVLMCGNNNCCRCFCVECVDLLVGAGSAAAAIQEDPWNCYMCGPRSTYGLLRRRDDWPCRLQHFFANNHEQDFEPAKLYPPVAAEKRQPIRVLSLFDGIATGLLVLKDLGLQVDKYVASEVCEDSITVGMVRHQGRIMYVGDVRNVTRKHIEEWGPFDLVIGGSPCNDLSIVNPARKGLFEGTGRLFFEFYRLLHEARPKPGDERPFFWLFENVVAMGVSDKRDISRFLECNPVMIDAKEVSAAHRARYFWGNLPGMSRPLTPMVNDKLDLQECLEHGRTAKFEKLRTITTRSNSVKQGKDEHFPVYMDNKEDILWCTEMERVFGFPVHYTDVSNMSRLARQRLLGRSWSVPVIRHLFAPLKEYFACN from the exons GCTGAGAGGCGAGCTTACAGAGAGGCCGAAATCAGCATGATGGACGACTTATCAGAGGGAGATTTTCAGAAAGAGGAGGAGCCCCCCAGCCCGGCCCCGCCCCCCTCCCAGCAGCACACAGACCCCGCTTCTCCCACTGTTGCCATGACACCGGAGCCTGCTGCACGGGGAGACCAGGCCACACCCAGAGAAATAGAGTACCAG GATGGCCGTGGCTTTGGCATTGGCACCCTGGTATTTGGGAAGCTGCGGGGGTTCTCGTGGTGGCCCGGCCGGATCGTGTCCTGGTGGGTGAGCGGCAGGAGCAGGGCGGCAGATGGCACACGCTGGGTCATGTGGTTCGGCGATGGCAAGTTCTCAGTG GTCTGTGTGGAGAAGCTTATGCTGTTCAGCTCCTTCTCCGTTGCCTTCCACCAACCAACCTACAACAAACAATCCATGTACCGCAAAGCCATCTTTGAAGCACTGCAG GTGGCCAGTACCCGGGCAGGCAGGCCTCTACCACAGTGTGACTCCAGTGATGAAGGAGAAGCCGTGGAGCAGCAGACACGACAGATGATCGAATGGGCCATGACTGGCTTCTTACCTGGTGGACCACAATCACTGGATCCCCCTGAGG AGGAACAAAATCCATATAAGGAGGTGTACCATGAAATGTGGGCAGAGCCTGAGGCAGCATacacacctccacctgcaaAGAAGCCACGCAAAAATGCAGCAGAGAAGGGGAAGATCAGAGAGGTCATCGACGAGGGTACCAGAG agaggctaatatttgaaataaaaaagaagacaAGAAACATAgaag ATATCTGTATCTCATGTGGAAGCCTCAATGTCTCTTTGGAGCATCCTCTCTTTATGGGAGCCATGTGCCAAGGCTGCAAA AACTCATTCCTGGAGTGTGCCTATCAATACGATGATGACGGATATCAGTCGTACTGCACCATCTGCTGTGGAGGCAGGGAAGTGCTTATGTGCGGCAACAACAACTGCTGCAG GTGTTTctgtgtagagtgtgtggacTTGCTGGTTGGGGCAGGCTCAGCAGCTGCAGCCATCCAGGAGGACCCATGGAACTGCTACATGTGTGGGCCACGAAGCACCTACGGCCTGCTGCGGCGACGGGACGACTGGCCCTGCAGGCTCCAGCACTTCTTTGCCAACAACCACGAGCAAGACTTT gAACCAGCCAAGTTGTATCCTCCAGTTGCAGCAGAAAAAAGGCAGCCCATCCGAGTATTGTCGCTATTTGATGGCATTGCCACAG GTTTGTTGGTGCTGAAAGACTTGGGGCTCCAGGTGGACAAGTACGTGGCGTCAGAGGTCTGTGAGGACTCCATCACCGTGGGGATGGTCCGGCACCAGGGACGCATCATGTATGTCGGGGATGTCCGCAATGTAACACGCAAACAT ATCGAAGAGTGGGGACCATTTGACCTGGTAATAGGAGGAAGTCCCTGTAATGACCTGTCAATAGTCAATCCTGCACGAAAAGGCCTTTTTg aGGGAACTGGGCggttgttttttgagttttaccGACTTCTTCATGAAGCTCGGCCCAAACCTGGTGACGAGAGGcctttcttctggttgtttgaAAACGTGGTTGCCATGGGAGTCAGTGACAAACGGGACATTTCACGCTTTTTAGAG TGTAATCCTGTGATGATCGATGCTAAAGAGGTCTCTGCTGCTCACCGTGCTCGATATTTCTGGGGAAACCTGCCCGGCATGTCTAG GCCTCTTACTCCAATGGTGAATGACAAGCTGGACCTACAAGAGTGCCTTGAACACGGCCGTACAGCTAAG tttgagaagttACGTACGATAACGACACGCTCCAACTCTGTGAAGCAGGGGAAAGATGAGCATTTCCCTGTCTACATGGACAACAAGGAGGACATCCTGTGGTGTACCGAGATGGAGAG AGTTTTTGGCTTCCCCGTGCACTACACAGACGTGTCAAACATGAGTCGTTTGGCCCGGCAGCGGTTGTTGGGGCGCTCCTGGAGTGTCCCCGTCATCAGGCACCTTTTTGCTCCCCTTAAGGAGTACTTCGCCTGCAACTAG